TTTAAATAGTTTGAAGGAGCTTTCAAATAAATTGAGTCAGATAGGTTCTTCTCAGGGTATTTTAGCAGAATCTATTTTAGTTTCTCCTAGGGAGCTTCGAGATATTGTGTTGAAGTATGGAGAATTTCATCAAAGTATTCATGCCGTTTTATCAAAGATTTCTTCCTGCGTTGAAGAGGTCGGGAAAGGTTGTGATGGCAAGGCTATTTCTTTTAGAAAGCTTCTTTTCGAAAAAGACTCTACTTTATCTGAGAGAAGTGCTCGTATAGCTGAAGAGATTCAGAAAGTAAAAGAGACAGAACAGGCTGCTTTGGCTAAAGAGTGCCAGCAACCTGTAAAAGAGCTTCTTCAGGAATATTTACAGAAATTGAATAATACCCATCAATGTATGATGGATTTCGAAGAAGCTTTTGTCGAGAATGAAGTTGTAGCAGAGAAAGCTTTTTCCAAAGCTGATAGATTTTTAGAGTCTTTAGGCGAAGTTCAAAATTCGACGTCTATGGTGCAGTCTGTCTTGAAGGCGTTATCTTCTTCTGTAGAAGAACTTAGTGCTGATCAGCTTCTTTCTGACCCAGGGCAATCAAGAGGTTTAAGAGAAACTGATGAGAAGAGCTTATCAAGATCTGTTAAAGAAGTTAAAAAGATTCGCAATAAGTTGATCGAGGGATTGGAAAATCTTGCTGCCCAAGCAAAAAAATCTCTCAGAACGTGGAATTTATCAAAGTCTATTACGACAACCGTGCTCTCGTTATGTATGTTTATAGCCGCTATATTCTTATTGAACGTACAGTTGTGGTGGCTACCCCTTCTTTTTGTTGGGGTGGGAGCAGTCTTTATCGGTATCAATCATGTCTTTGACAAGGTCATAGAAAGAAAAACCAAAGCCATGGTAACGGAGCAGGTAGCATTGAAATTATCTGTTCAAGATTGTGTTACAGAATCTGATTTTGGAAACAAAAACGTAACAAGACTTGCAGAGTTACAACGAACCTTGGGTTTAGATGGCTGTAGTAGAACTTGGGCTCAGGAAATAGTCAAGGAATTGGAAAATGTAACGACGGGCGAGGAAGCCAAAGATTCTTTTGCTACTAAGAGTGATGCCATAAAGCAGTTGACCTCTTGGAAGAGAGAACTAGATAAGAACATGAAAAAACGGTTCCACACGGAGTCTGTTCCTACAACTAAAACTAAAGATCCTTCTTTTGACATTTCATGGCAGGACAGACAGGCAATACAGCAAAGAGAAAAGGAACTTTTGGCTAACGAAGATGCTATAGTCGGGAGATTGAATAGGGTGCAAAATCTCTTGCAGAAGATAGAGAATGAGCGAGCTTTTTCAACCTCTCTTAGTAGTCGTGTAGCTCAAGGAAAAATTCAGCACAGTCAAAATATTCGTGAGAATAATTTTTACGACTCTCTTATTAAACATTTGACTTCTAGTATAGAAATGGCTGTAGCAGCCGAAACTATGGAGGAGTCCTCTACTCGGATTTTAACTACAGGACATTCAAAATCGATCATTGATTTAGCTAGCCAGTGTCTTAAAGAAAATCAAGAAGAGAAAGGAGAGGCCATAGAAGCTTTTGATAGAGAAGTGTTCATGGCAATGGAAAAGAACACTATCAATGATGTCTTGAATTCATTAGCGATTCTTTGTGGTTCGAATGGTTTCGAGCCCTCACGAGGAGCCTCTGTAGAGGTTGGAGGAGGTTTGGCTACTTCTTTGAGCAAGATTAGACGTGGTGGCTGTGAGCAACTGGCTCCTGTAGTTAAGGTCGTGTTTAATAAAGGAAAAGAAAAAATTAATGAGGTTATTCGAGCTATTGAGGCCTTATTGAATTCTGAAGGGGTTGCTCAGGGTAAAACCTTAGCAGAATTATTTGTTGAAGATAGAGATTCATTGGATAAGGTTGCTGTAGCAAGGACATCTTCAGGAGTGCTATCGGTTATGAAGGCCTTTGAGAAAAAATTTTCTACGGTGTCTGGATTAAGATTTGCTACAACAAAAGTTAATACGGTAGGTCAAGTTAGAGAGGTCTTTGTAGGGCTTAATGCTCTTCAAAGAGATGTTGTAGCTAAGAATAAAACGGAGATAGGGGCTGCAGCAAGCTTTGCGAAAAAGCGGATAGGCCGGCTGGTATACAAAGAACATGTAAAGTTCCGCAAGGAATGTAAGGCGCTAAGGGAGTTATGTGCTTATGTCGAGAAAAGCTTACAAAATCCATCCTATAACCAGGAAGGGCTTTTAAGGAACATTATTAAAAAATTGTCTGAAACCCCGGTATACCTCTTGAAAGAAGAATTGTCCTTCAATAAGGCTAGGTCTCTTTTAGTAAAACAAAAGATTCAGGAGTATAGTTTATTAGAAGAAAAAAGCTGTTTCGTTAAAGCTATTGTTTCTGAAAAATCTAAAGAATTTTCGGAGCTGAAAAACGAGAGGACAGCCTGCGAGAACTCCTTGGATGAATTAAGAGGCTTGATAAACAATTTAAAGGCGCAGCAAAGTTTGCTGTAGAACGCAGCGGGGTTCTGCAAAGGGTTTTTAACTCCTTCCGCTTTTTAAACGGGTGACTTTACGAAGATACGTAGAAGATAAGATATTAGCTCTTGAAGTTTAAAAGAGTGGGTACAGTATCCTATGTAGCGGTCGGGGCGAACAACAAACAATGTTTCCGCTGAAGCATTGTATGCGGAGAAGACTTTAGGGTCTTTAGCAACGGAGACTTCTATCCAATCGCCGTACTCTTCCTTAATGGCTTTTGTTAGCTCGGGTCTGTCTTTAAAGAAGATTAACAAGTGTTTGGAACCTTTAATAGGGTCTAGAAGAAAGGATCCGTCAGGCATTTTTACGTCAATGGCCCTACTTCCTGGTCGTAACTCAGAAGTATTTTTTTCTTTGTTCGAGTTCTTGATAATGGCGCTGTTTGTGTACCGAAGGGCTTGATGGGGTTGATAGTAGTCTTTATTACTTGACGATACTTTAGAGTAACTTTTTAAAAACCAATAAACAACGGTTGAAGAAAGGGAGCCGTAAAAAGGGATTCTGTGAGATTTCTTCTGCATGTATTTGCCAACAACAGGGAACATGCAGCTTTCCTTGACTTCTTTTGAGGTCAGCAGGGTTTGGGGAGATTCTTTGCAAAGAACCAGGTGGAGCTTCCAGGCTAGGTTGCAAGCGGCGTGGATATTGCTGTTGATGCCGCAGAGATATGACAAGGAGAAATTATTAGATGAGTTCCCTACGAACAGGATGTTATGATGATGCTCTGGAAGAGAAAAATGGGTTGTTTTCGTAGAGGACCCTTCTGATTGGACAACTAAGTTATTAGTGAATAATATTTTCCTGCATAGCTTGGGCGGGGGGGTAGACATTCCGGACAACCAAAGAACTCGACTTTCTAATTGAGGGTTATAGAAAGCGAAGTTCAGGAAGCTCCCATTAGCAGGGAGGACATGCACATAATCATCGCTTAAATGGTCACTTTCTTTACAAAGGACAGTACAATTTTCCCGAGTAGTTTTTCGAAATTTTCCGCCGGCTTTTACAAGTTCTCTGACACTCCGATTGTCGTCGGCTTCGCAAGCTAGTATCCATTTAGGGGAAAGAATTTCCCTATTTTCAAAGTTGCTGGAGGTAGAAATCTTTTCAATAAAAATATTGTTATCGACAAGTGTTACGGGGCGCATGTTCCAATCAATAACACCACCGAGTTTTATAAATTTAGCAATTAAAAATTTTTCTAAAGTTTTATAGGTTGTTGACAAAGAGTAGGGGGTGGCAGATTGGGAGGGCAAATTAAATTTGAAAGCAATGGTTTTTTGGTTCCAGTTATACTGGGCGCCCAATAGTTTATGCCCATGCAGAGCAAAGTTTTCAAGAAGATCCATTCCTGATAGGAGCTCCAGGGAGGAGCAAGAAAGGATAACGGGTATATCTGAAACCTCAGAACTACCTATGGGACCTTCCGAGTCTTCGCGGTGGTCAATGACTCTCACCGAAAATCCTCTGGAAACTAAGTGGGAAGCTAGAATTAAACCTGTCGGGTTAGCTCCGATGATCAATACTTCAGTCATGACGTAAGGAACTCATCTTATGAAGTGTTTCATAGGACGGAGTATAGAGTAAGTTTGGATGAAGAAGCAAGCTTCTTTTATTATGTGGAGCTACTTTTTAGAAGTTAGAATTTGGGAGCGAGTTAAAATTCAACAGAGGAACAAAGATTTTACAAGGATTCTTCAAAGTGAGAGGCTATCGTTTCAGTAATGGCCTTTTCATGAGGAGAGCCGCCAAAGCCGTGTCCCGTTTCGGGGAAATGAACAAAAGAAACATTCTTGGGAGAGCCATATATAAATATCCTCCTTTGTTGATCGGATATAATTAGATCTTTCTCTCCTTGAAGATGTAGTATTTTGGTCGAGGGTTTCAGGTGATTGATTAAGATATAATCATGGATAGAGCATAGAATGCCTATGTCTCCCTCCATAAGAATAAGAGGAAAAGAGAGGAACCCGAACTCTTTGCAAAGGGACACTAATTGATCAAGGTTATTGTTGTTACTATTTCCTGGGTTATCGACTCTTACTTTGTCTAGTAGTTCTTTGAATAGTAGTGTGCCATCTGCTATGGGAGCCCATATAGAGATAGCTTTTACGTTAATTAGCTTTTGGTCGTATTTTTTTGCGATTGCTAATGCTAGATGGCATCCGTAAGAAAAGCCTGCAAGCCCCATTCGGTTAATATCAATGTCTGGATGTTCGGCTATTTTATTTACGATATCCTCACAATTTTGCATGTATTCCGTCAGAGGGACAGCTTCTGGAAGACCCTCGCTGTCTCCGCAGCCAGCAAGATCCACCCTAAACACGGCAATACCTCGTTTAGATAAGCTTGTGGCTACACGAATGTAGGAGCTGCCGTGTCCAATTTTTGATCCACGAAAACCATGAAACAAGATAACCGCAGGGAACCCCGCGGGCGGTGGTGTTGTTAGGGGTTTGTGATACACTCCTATCAAAGTCTTTTGGCCGCTCTCTAAGGAGAAGGGGTATCGTTTTTCGTAATGAGCGACTTCTTCTGGAAGGGGATTTATTGTGATAAGGTCGGCAGGTACTCCTGGGAGGCTGGCGCGGGATTCTCCAAACGTGAAGCTAGGCACTACTATTAAAGCTGAGATTAGTAGAGAGAGCCAGCTAGAAAACATCATGGTCGACCTGAATTAAGTTATTAAATGCTTGAGGTTTGCGAGAATGATACCACTGTCGTAAGCTTTTGTGAAGTTTTTTAGAGGCGTGTTTGTAAAATTAAAAATTTAGTGGCAAGATTTTATTTTTGGATGATTTTTTGTTAAATGTTTTTGTTTCTATCTAGTTAACAGTATCTTATGAAGAACTGTTTTTATTTATAGATGAGGAAAAATTTTTAGGAAGATGAGTTTTAGATGCAGTGCAGACGTTTACTCTCTTGTTTTTTCTAAACTTTCAAGGTAGAATTTTTTTGCTAATTTCCTAATGACTAAATGGTAAGGTATACGGTTTATCATGCATTATGATCCCTCAATGATAGAGCTTAAGTGGCAAACCTTTTGGAAAGATTCAAAAGCTTTTAAAGCTTTTGAAGACTCTTCTAAGGAAAAATATTACGTTTTAGACATGTTTCCTTATCCTTCAGGAGCCGGCTTGCATGTGGGGCATTTGATCGGTTACACTGCCACGGATATTGTTGCTCGTTATAAAAGAGCTAAGGGGTTTTCTGTAATGCACCCCATGGGATGGGACAGTTTTGGTTTGCCTGCGGAGCAATATGCTATTCGAACAGGCACCCATCCAGGAGAAATAACAAAGAAAAATATAGCCAATTTTAAAAAACAACTTAGTGCTATGGGCTTCTCCTATGATGAAGACAGGGAATTTGCTACGAGTGATCCTGAGTATTTCAAATGGACACAAAAGCTGTTTTCTGTGCTTCACGAGAAAGGTTTGGCATACATGGCAGACATGGCCGTTAACTATTGCCCAGAATTGGGAACAGTTCTTTCCAATGAAGAGGTGGAAAACGGACTTTCTGTAGAGGGTGGATATCCCGTAGAAAGACGAATGCTTAAACAGTGGGTGCTGAAGATAACAGCCTATGCAGATAAGCTGTTGGAAGGGCTTGATAGCCTTGATTGGCCAGAAAGTGTTAAACAATTGCAAAAAGGTTGGATAGGTAGATCTGAAGGAGCTGAAGTACAATTTGGTATCGAAGGCAAAGATGAAGTGCTTACCGTATTTACAACAAGACCAGAAACCCTGGTAGGTGTCACCTTTTTAGTTGTGTCTCCCGAGCACCCTTTAGTTCCCTCTTTGATCACGGAGGAAACAAAATCTTCAGTAGAGGAGTATTTGTATGAAGCTTCTAGAAAGAGTGAGAGAGACAGGCTTTCTGAGGGAAAAATCAAAACAGGAGTATTCAGTGGTAGCTTTGCTATACACCCAATTACGAAGCAAGTTATCCCTATATGGATTGCTGATTATGTAATAGTTGGCTATGGATTTGGCGCTGTTATGGGAGTGCCTGGTCATGACGAAAGAGATAGGGAATTTGCAGAAGCTTTTAATTTAGATATTAAATCTGTCATCTGTTCGGATTCTCAGCGTTGTATAAACAGTGATTTTGAAGAGTTTCGTTTAAATAATCTTCCTATTTCGGAAGCTTCTAGCTATGTCGTGAGGTATATCGAGGATAGGGGCATAGGGAAGGCAAAAGTGTCCTATAAGTTGAGAGATTGGCTTTTTTCTCGTCAGCGTTATTGGGGAGAGCCTTTTCCCATACTCCACTTTGAAGACGGCACATATAGGGTCTTGGATGACGATGAGCTTCCTGTTATTCCCCCAGAAGTTAAGGATTACAAGCCTGATGGCCTTGGAAAAGGACCTTTGGCCAGAGTTTCTGGGTGGGTGAATATTCGAGATCCTAAAACAGGAAAAAAGGCTGCCAGAGAAACGAATACCATGCCTCAATGGGCGGGTTCTTGTTGGTATTATTTGCGTTTTTGTGACGCTGTCAATACCAATGCTCCTTGGGGAGAGGATAAGGAACGTTATTGGA
This is a stretch of genomic DNA from Chlamydiifrater phoenicopteri. It encodes these proteins:
- a CDS encoding FAD-dependent monooxygenase; its protein translation is MTEVLIIGANPTGLILASHLVSRGFSVRVIDHREDSEGPIGSSEVSDIPVILSCSSLELLSGMDLLENFALHGHKLLGAQYNWNQKTIAFKFNLPSQSATPYSLSTTYKTLEKFLIAKFIKLGGVIDWNMRPVTLVDNNIFIEKISTSSNFENREILSPKWILACEADDNRSVRELVKAGGKFRKTTRENCTVLCKESDHLSDDYVHVLPANGSFLNFAFYNPQLESRVLWLSGMSTPPPKLCRKILFTNNLVVQSEGSSTKTTHFSLPEHHHNILFVGNSSNNFSLSYLCGINSNIHAACNLAWKLHLVLCKESPQTLLTSKEVKESCMFPVVGKYMQKKSHRIPFYGSLSSTVVYWFLKSYSKVSSSNKDYYQPHQALRYTNSAIIKNSNKEKNTSELRPGSRAIDVKMPDGSFLLDPIKGSKHLLIFFKDRPELTKAIKEEYGDWIEVSVAKDPKVFSAYNASAETLFVVRPDRYIGYCTHSFKLQELISYLLRIFVKSPV
- a CDS encoding alpha/beta hydrolase family protein; this translates as MMFSSWLSLLISALIVVPSFTFGESRASLPGVPADLITINPLPEEVAHYEKRYPFSLESGQKTLIGVYHKPLTTPPPAGFPAVILFHGFRGSKIGHGSSYIRVATSLSKRGIAVFRVDLAGCGDSEGLPEAVPLTEYMQNCEDIVNKIAEHPDIDINRMGLAGFSYGCHLALAIAKKYDQKLINVKAISIWAPIADGTLLFKELLDKVRVDNPGNSNNNNLDQLVSLCKEFGFLSFPLILMEGDIGILCSIHDYILINHLKPSTKILHLQGEKDLIISDQQRRIFIYGSPKNVSFVHFPETGHGFGGSPHEKAITETIASHFEESL
- the leuS gene encoding leucine--tRNA ligase, with the translated sequence MHYDPSMIELKWQTFWKDSKAFKAFEDSSKEKYYVLDMFPYPSGAGLHVGHLIGYTATDIVARYKRAKGFSVMHPMGWDSFGLPAEQYAIRTGTHPGEITKKNIANFKKQLSAMGFSYDEDREFATSDPEYFKWTQKLFSVLHEKGLAYMADMAVNYCPELGTVLSNEEVENGLSVEGGYPVERRMLKQWVLKITAYADKLLEGLDSLDWPESVKQLQKGWIGRSEGAEVQFGIEGKDEVLTVFTTRPETLVGVTFLVVSPEHPLVPSLITEETKSSVEEYLYEASRKSERDRLSEGKIKTGVFSGSFAIHPITKQVIPIWIADYVIVGYGFGAVMGVPGHDERDREFAEAFNLDIKSVICSDSQRCINSDFEEFRLNNLPISEASSYVVRYIEDRGIGKAKVSYKLRDWLFSRQRYWGEPFPILHFEDGTYRVLDDDELPVIPPEVKDYKPDGLGKGPLARVSGWVNIRDPKTGKKAARETNTMPQWAGSCWYYLRFCDAVNTNAPWGEDKERYWMPVDLYVGGAEHAVLHLLYARFWHQVFYDCGLVSTPEPFKKLVNQGLVLSTSYRVPGKGYVSPEDVEEKDGKFFSKSGEELLVRQEKMSKSKLNGIDPQEIIAEFGADALRMYAMFSGPLDKNKLWCTQSIAGCRRFLNRLYELSTSDKVCDQQASFEANILVHKLIKKVSEDIETLSLNTIPSDFMEFLNAFSKLPTYPKESLEVVFKLLAPLAPHISEELWVLFGNQPGIDRAGWPVYEEKYLVLENIIYVVQVNGKVRGRIEVSSEESQAEVLSKAKEAVSKYLDGGKIKKEIVVPGKLVSFAV